The genomic interval ATTTTCGCTGCAGGGGGTTGTCTCCAGGCAGCAGCTACGTATACGGAGTCTACACGTCGCGTCGATCACGCTCACGCCGGCGCGATGGACACCTTGTCGACCTCCACGACGTACTCGAGCGTGGCCCCGGGCGGGacctgcgcggcggcgtcgccgaagtcggcgccgtcgtcgccgaagcCGAGCGCCGGCGGGACGACCacccgccgcttgccgccggccCTCATGGACCGCAGCACGTACTCCACCCCCTCGCACATCCCCCTCGTGTACGGCCTCGACCCCATCACCAGCGCCAGCGGCCGCTTCCCGTCGCCGAACGTGTCCAcgaacgcctcgccgccggtcaCCCTCCCCTTCAGGTCGATCACCACCAGGTCCCCCGGCCGcggcacgtcgccgccgcctactCGCATCTCGTAGTACCTGCACGAACACCAACGTCAGATCCCCATAGATACAAGCATAGAGTGACCAAGTGCTTGGCGATCGAGCAGATTGCGTGCTCACCGTATTCCGTTGGGAAGGACGACCTCCTGCTCTTGCTCCACGTCCctaggaggaagaggaagccaTGGCGACGAGTGTAAGTTAAAAGCGGAATTCAATGGAGGAAGCTGATGAATCAATGGAGGAGGGAGATTTGACCGACTTGGTGTTGGCCAGCTGCTGCGCGACCTCGAAGCGGGTCTTGAGCTGCTCGGAGACGACGCCGAAGGCGAGGAACCCGACCCACGCGAGCCCGGCGCCGATGCCGAACCGCCGCGTCAG from Oryza glaberrima chromosome 3, OglaRS2, whole genome shotgun sequence carries:
- the LOC127766390 gene encoding peptidyl-prolyl cis-trans isomerase FKBP17-2, chloroplastic, producing the protein MQAQPQARPRRAPAAAASGADSTDWVATSLTRRFGIGAGLAWVGFLAFGVVSEQLKTRFEVAQQLANTKYYEMRVGGGDVPRPGDLVVIDLKGRVTGGEAFVDTFGDGKRPLALVMGSRPYTRGMCEGVEYVLRSMRAGGKRRVVVPPALGFGDDGADFGDAAAQVPPGATLEYVVEVDKVSIAPA